In a genomic window of Bacillus sp. (in: firmicutes):
- a CDS encoding metallophosphoesterase — translation MKETMNRRTFLKKIVGSLFGVIATGFGGYYYGKYIEPFRLQINHIEIAHPLIPKGFNGCRLVQFSDTHLGFHYDLPQFKKHIQTINSLQPDVILFTGDLMDRPNQYPFTEQVVHSLQQLEATFGKFAIYGNHDHGGYGTEIYRQMMNQSGFVLLKNESYNLQILDGSSIEIIGIDDAMLGSPNITQAIHSLPQDRFKILLSHAPDVADQIVNFPIHLQISGHSHGGQVQIPYFGPLVTPPLAEKYLEGKYTIDGEHSLILYVNRGLGTTRLPFRLFSVPEITVFTLKSIAK, via the coding sequence ATGAAAGAAACGATGAATCGTAGAACGTTTTTAAAAAAAATCGTCGGATCATTGTTCGGTGTTATAGCTACCGGATTTGGTGGCTATTACTATGGAAAATACATCGAACCTTTTCGATTACAAATCAACCATATTGAAATTGCTCATCCGTTGATTCCTAAAGGATTCAACGGATGTCGACTCGTACAATTTAGCGACACCCATTTAGGATTTCATTACGATTTACCCCAATTTAAGAAACACATACAAACCATCAATTCCTTGCAACCGGATGTGATTCTGTTCACTGGTGATTTAATGGACCGACCGAATCAATATCCTTTTACAGAACAAGTTGTCCATTCGTTGCAACAATTAGAAGCTACATTCGGAAAGTTTGCCATTTATGGAAATCACGATCATGGAGGATATGGGACGGAAATTTATCGACAAATGATGAACCAATCGGGGTTCGTCCTTTTAAAAAACGAATCATACAATCTTCAAATTTTAGACGGAAGTTCAATAGAAATTATCGGAATCGATGACGCAATGCTTGGAAGTCCAAACATTACCCAAGCCATTCACTCCCTTCCTCAAGACCGTTTTAAAATTTTACTTTCACATGCACCAGATGTGGCCGATCAAATTGTCAACTTCCCAATTCACCTACAAATAAGTGGCCATAGCCATGGTGGTCAAGTACAAATTCCTTATTTCGGTCCGCTCGTAACGCCACCATTGGCTGAAAAATATTTAGAGGGAAAATATACGATTGACGGAGAACATTCGTTGATTCTCTATGTAAATAGAGGCTTAGGGACAACCCGTCTCCCTTTTCGTTTATTTTCGGTCCCCGAAATTACGGTCTTTACATTAAAATCAATAGCGAAATAG
- a CDS encoding EAL domain-containing protein, producing MRDDHTALSCLNINTYLQEVLYKETELVISKRLKKGQLKATFTPIFHEDGRIRFVVVVSRISLKEEVTNRKVQDSLFYSLFQHNFDALFVVDRNGRVQNFNPSALHMLGLKEEELQDQLIYHFVHNEDERKLRKVVEENRPQQFKSCRLIHRNGAKVLVRIKTFPVLCHGLKDGIMMIAKDMTEQWSSKDTIQYLTFHDTLTGLGNRNLLFKQLQYELKIHQKRQRELSLLYMDLDRFKYFNDTLGHKLGDDLLKKIANRLQSVEGYDYCVYRLGGDEFMILLKQTTRDETERFAKKLLTLFSEPFVMDKQEYYITSSIGISMYPNDGDDVEGLIKNADNALFRVKEKGRAHYQFYFSDMKQSFPNYKIMEAHLRRAIEKEELMLYFQPQVNLQTGKIESFEALLRWNNGKFGYVSPQQFIPLAEDTGLIIPIGEWVIENVCAQIAKWKNMGTQKFRIAVNISPVQLHKSNLPTFIQKTLMKYQVDPSFLEIEITEGAMENTKEALKMLRELKELGIVLSVDDFGTGYSSLNHLKRFPIDILKIDQTFVRHIQIDQKDAAITKTIIALAHNLGLEVVAEGVEEKEQVEFLLHAKCQKAQGYYFSRPVSALEIEQTLLQAQ from the coding sequence ATGAGAGATGATCATACAGCTCTCTCTTGCTTGAATATCAACACCTATTTACAGGAAGTTCTATATAAAGAAACAGAATTAGTGATTTCGAAACGATTAAAAAAAGGGCAATTAAAAGCAACGTTCACACCTATTTTTCATGAAGATGGAAGAATTCGATTTGTTGTTGTTGTCTCTCGAATCTCATTAAAGGAGGAAGTAACCAATAGAAAGGTCCAAGATTCTTTATTCTATTCATTATTTCAACATAATTTTGATGCCCTATTTGTCGTAGATCGAAATGGAAGGGTTCAAAATTTTAATCCTTCAGCACTTCATATGCTTGGGTTGAAAGAAGAGGAACTACAAGATCAGTTAATATACCACTTTGTACATAACGAAGATGAACGGAAACTTCGAAAAGTAGTGGAAGAAAATCGTCCACAACAATTTAAATCTTGCCGACTCATTCATCGAAACGGTGCGAAAGTGTTAGTCCGAATAAAGACATTCCCAGTTCTTTGTCATGGTCTTAAAGATGGGATTATGATGATTGCAAAAGACATGACCGAACAGTGGAGTTCTAAAGATACGATTCAGTATCTTACCTTTCATGATACGTTAACGGGGTTAGGTAATCGAAATCTATTATTCAAACAATTGCAGTACGAACTGAAAATCCATCAAAAACGACAAAGAGAGTTAAGTTTGTTATATATGGACCTTGATCGTTTTAAATATTTTAACGATACGTTAGGACATAAACTTGGGGACGACTTATTGAAAAAAATCGCTAACCGATTGCAATCAGTTGAGGGCTACGATTATTGTGTGTATCGGCTAGGTGGAGATGAGTTTATGATTTTATTAAAGCAAACGACTCGAGATGAGACCGAACGGTTTGCTAAGAAACTATTAACGTTATTTAGCGAACCGTTCGTAATGGATAAACAAGAATACTATATTACATCATCAATCGGTATTAGTATGTACCCGAATGATGGAGATGATGTAGAAGGATTAATCAAAAATGCTGACAATGCGCTTTTCCGAGTAAAAGAAAAAGGGCGGGCGCATTATCAATTTTATTTTTCCGATATGAAGCAGTCTTTTCCAAACTATAAAATTATGGAAGCCCATCTTCGCCGAGCGATAGAAAAAGAGGAGTTAATGCTATATTTCCAACCGCAAGTCAATTTACAAACAGGAAAAATTGAAAGTTTTGAAGCACTGCTACGTTGGAATAACGGAAAATTTGGATATGTCTCCCCTCAGCAATTTATTCCGTTAGCTGAAGATACAGGGTTAATTATTCCAATCGGAGAATGGGTTATTGAAAACGTATGCGCTCAAATTGCTAAATGGAAGAATATGGGTACGCAAAAATTTCGAATTGCTGTAAACATTTCTCCAGTACAACTTCATAAATCAAACTTACCGACATTTATTCAGAAAACATTAATGAAATATCAAGTTGACCCATCGTTTCTCGAAATAGAAATTACAGAAGGAGCGATGGAAAACACTAAAGAAGCGCTAAAAATGTTAAGAGAATTAAAAGAGCTTGGTATCGTTTTATCTGTTGATGATTTTGGTACGGGATATTCTTCCTTAAATCATTTGAAACGTTTCCCGATTGATATTTTAAAGATTGACCAAACATTCGTAAGACACATTCAAATTGATCAAAAGGATGCTGCTATTACGAAAACCATCATTGCTCTCGCTCACAATTTAGGATTAGAAGTAGTAGCTGAAGGGGTCGAAGAGAAAGAACAAGTTGAATTTTTACTTCATGCCAAATGTCAAAAGGCGCAAGGTTATTATTTCAGTCGACCAGTCAGTGCGCTAGAAATTGAACAAACGTTATTACAAGCTCAATAA